A window of Rufibacter sp. LB8 contains these coding sequences:
- the mnmG gene encoding tRNA uridine-5-carboxymethylaminomethyl(34) synthesis enzyme MnmG, with protein MFTSYDVIVVGAGHAGCEAAHAAATMGSKVLLVTMNMNTIAQMSCNPAMGGVAKGQIVREVDALGGMSGIITDKTMIQFRMLNMSKGPAMWSPRAQSDRMLFAEEWRLALEQTPNVDFWQEMVSEILVEDGKAVGVKTSLGIDIKAKSVILTNGTFLNGIIHIGEKKLGGGRAAEKSAKGITEQLVTLGFEAGRMKTGTPPRVDGRSLNYDVMEEQKGDENPSKFSYTDTPSLAKQRSCYITYTNTKVHEILKTGFEKSPMFQGRIQGLGPRYCPSIEDKINRFAERDRHQIFVEPEGWNTVEVYVNGFSSSLPEDVQLKALREIQGFENAKMFRPGYAIEYDFFPPTQLSLTLETKLVENLYFAGQINGTTGYEEAACQGLMAGINAHNKVYNKEPFVLKRSEAYIGVLIDDLVNKGTNEPYRMFTSRAEHRILLRQDNADLRLTEKGYQLGLASEERLEKVNRKRKDTQEVLAYLTQKGIEPEEVNATLLSLDSAPISERAKAGNLLKRPNVELEHLMQSSESLNLYLSKYLPDSLEQAVILLKYQSYIEKENQMASKMEELENYRIKDRLDYKSMTALSSEAREKLLKVQPETLGQASRISGVSPADISILMVYLGK; from the coding sequence ATGTTCACAAGTTATGATGTTATTGTAGTTGGGGCGGGACACGCAGGCTGTGAAGCCGCACATGCAGCCGCCACTATGGGGTCGAAGGTATTGCTCGTAACCATGAACATGAATACCATTGCCCAAATGTCTTGCAACCCAGCTATGGGCGGCGTGGCCAAAGGGCAGATAGTACGGGAAGTAGATGCCTTGGGTGGCATGTCTGGAATCATCACAGACAAAACCATGATTCAGTTTAGAATGCTAAACATGTCTAAAGGCCCTGCTATGTGGAGCCCACGCGCGCAAAGCGACCGGATGCTCTTTGCCGAGGAATGGAGATTAGCCTTAGAACAAACTCCAAACGTAGATTTCTGGCAAGAAATGGTGTCAGAGATTTTAGTGGAAGATGGCAAGGCGGTAGGCGTAAAAACAAGCTTAGGAATTGATATTAAAGCCAAGTCTGTCATCTTAACCAACGGCACCTTTCTAAATGGAATCATTCATATAGGTGAGAAAAAATTAGGAGGCGGCAGAGCGGCAGAGAAATCAGCTAAAGGAATAACGGAGCAACTAGTGACCCTAGGTTTTGAGGCTGGACGCATGAAAACCGGCACTCCGCCTCGTGTAGATGGCCGTAGCTTGAACTATGATGTAATGGAAGAACAGAAAGGAGATGAAAACCCATCTAAGTTCTCCTATACAGATACACCATCTCTTGCTAAACAAAGAAGCTGCTACATTACTTATACAAATACCAAGGTTCATGAAATCCTGAAAACTGGGTTTGAGAAATCTCCTATGTTTCAAGGAAGAATCCAAGGATTAGGTCCACGTTATTGTCCGTCTATTGAAGATAAGATCAACCGTTTCGCAGAGCGTGACCGTCATCAGATTTTTGTGGAGCCAGAAGGCTGGAATACGGTGGAAGTTTATGTGAACGGTTTCTCTAGCTCTCTTCCAGAAGATGTGCAGTTAAAAGCACTTCGGGAGATACAAGGATTTGAGAACGCCAAGATGTTCCGTCCAGGCTATGCCATTGAGTATGACTTCTTCCCACCAACTCAGTTAAGCTTGACACTGGAAACCAAATTAGTGGAAAACCTCTACTTCGCGGGGCAAATTAACGGTACCACCGGTTATGAAGAAGCCGCTTGCCAAGGCCTTATGGCCGGAATCAATGCCCATAATAAGGTGTATAACAAAGAACCGTTCGTTCTAAAAAGGTCAGAGGCTTACATTGGTGTATTGATTGATGATTTAGTAAACAAAGGTACCAACGAGCCTTACCGCATGTTCACTTCCCGCGCGGAACACCGTATCTTATTGCGTCAAGACAATGCTGATTTACGGTTAACAGAAAAAGGTTATCAATTAGGCCTTGCGTCAGAAGAACGTCTAGAGAAAGTAAACCGAAAGCGCAAAGACACCCAAGAAGTATTGGCCTATCTAACGCAAAAAGGAATTGAGCCTGAGGAAGTGAATGCCACGCTACTTTCCCTTGATTCCGCTCCCATCAGTGAAAGAGCCAAGGCCGGTAACCTGTTGAAGCGGCCTAACGTGGAACTGGAGCATTTAATGCAGTCCTCGGAAAGCTTGAATCTGTATTTGAGCAAGTATCTGCCAGATAGTTTAGAGCAGGCGGTTATTCTTTTAAAATATCAGAGTTATATTGAGAAAGAAAACCAGATGGCCTCTAAAATGGAGGAACTGGAGAATTACCGCATTAAAGACCGGTTAGACTATAAGAGCATGACGGCCCTTTCCAGTGAGGCCCGGGAGAAACTGTTGAAGGTACAGCCAGAAACCTTAGGACAAGCATCGCGCATAAGTGGGGTATCTCCGGCAGATATCTCTATCTTGATGGTTTATTTAGGAAAATAG
- the ybeY gene encoding rRNA maturation RNase YbeY codes for MQELAIEFFTEEIDFEVKNEEKVKAWLSEIISKNSFELESLNYIFCSDEYLYQMNVEYLEHDTLTDVITFDNSDIEGVIEGDVFISIDRVVDNASTFHISVEQELYRVMAHGLLHLLGYEDKTAEMQILMRSKEEECLHLLNL; via the coding sequence ATGCAGGAATTGGCAATTGAGTTCTTCACTGAGGAGATTGACTTTGAAGTAAAGAACGAAGAAAAGGTCAAAGCGTGGCTTTCAGAAATAATTTCTAAAAACTCCTTCGAACTAGAATCTTTGAACTACATTTTTTGTTCCGATGAATATCTTTATCAGATGAATGTAGAGTACTTAGAACATGATACGCTAACTGATGTCATCACCTTTGATAACTCCGATATAGAAGGAGTTATTGAAGGTGATGTTTTCATTAGTATAGATAGGGTTGTGGATAATGCTTCTACTTTCCACATTTCTGTAGAGCAAGAACTTTACCGAGTAATGGCCCATGGCCTGCTTCACCTGCTTGGATATGAAGATAAAACCGCAGAAATGCAGATTTTAATGCGTTCCAAAGAAGAAGAGTGTTTACATCTATTAAACTTGTAA
- a CDS encoding ATP-binding protein, with amino-acid sequence MNQVKIQIPSIIENIRIVESFIDNSREKFQIEDDIYGNIMVAVTESVNNAIRHGNKFDKDKNVYLSLFVEPNQLRFEIQDEGNGFDPETLSDPTAPENLENPGGRGIFLMRNLCDDVSFSNDGRTVSLTFKIENAGIGN; translated from the coding sequence ATGAATCAAGTAAAAATTCAGATTCCTTCTATCATTGAGAATATCCGTATTGTGGAGAGCTTTATTGACAACTCCCGTGAGAAATTCCAGATTGAGGATGATATCTACGGTAACATTATGGTGGCCGTGACGGAATCTGTGAACAACGCAATCAGACACGGCAATAAATTTGATAAAGACAAGAACGTTTATCTCTCTCTTTTTGTAGAGCCAAACCAATTGCGGTTTGAGATACAAGACGAAGGAAACGGCTTTGACCCTGAGACCTTATCTGACCCTACTGCCCCAGAGAACCTAGAGAACCCAGGTGGCCGCGGTATCTTCTTAATGCGTAACCTCTGCGATGATGTTTCTTTCAGCAATGACGGCCGCACGGTTTCTTTAACCTTCAAAATTGAGAATGCAGGAATTGGCAATTGA
- a CDS encoding DUF4175 family protein, whose translation MRAANSLHTVLQQLQAFKRKFYLNLLVKGALLALGLLLSSFLLITLLEYFFYFQPEVRAFLLFSFLGLSAFAVIKWLWTPLMALANLKKLLSDEQAAQQVANYFPEIQDRLLNLLQLKNLALNNDLVAASVEQRSEELVGYKFPERVKITQNKSYFKFLLLPLALVLVLAFIYPALFVQGTERILNFKTHYAPKAPFEFVIQNKALQAFKGENFQLLVTIEGDKIPEEVALVLNGREIPLKKLKGQTYAYEFEQVQESVDFQVTGAGFYSSPNRLNVVARPMLKQLRAELKYPAYTGKPAETLDNTGDLSIPEGTQVTWRLAADDADSLWLQFDAPRQTVKAQEQGEEYVVKKTFVQSQAYSMHLKNRYSENKEQISHQVIVIPDRAPEITLEQFRDSVLYSYLVVGGTISDDYGFSRLALHYRVLKGNNSASGYKAVSIPYSGSLATQSYFHQLNLKPFNLQPGDKLEYYVQVTDNDQVPNPKSVRTSTFIFKYPDPAELRKSIDESADQVASQMKSSMTKAEELQKSLEQNEEKTKLKKELSFQDKKALQELAEKKKALQEELAELQKMNDQLNQQQERFSPQNEKLAEKRDQLKKMMDQLLDDETKKLYEELEKLLQQKQPNPAQIQPLLDKLNNKEENLQKELDRMLEMFKQLQVEQKLDNAMQKLDEMSKKQEDLANKTADQKEKADQNLQQEQKNLQEEFKEMQKDLKEAEELNKQLENPEDMPKTDELEEQIEQEQENAQKSMDKGQNKKASQQQKSAAQKMKEMAQQMQSQESESDMQQMQENLDHLRDILENLLKLSFDQEKLMKDFRSVQQTDPRFIAMAQQQIKLSDDAKIIEDSLLSLAKRVVQIQSFVTREVGEMEENMDKSSESIKDRNLSKTGTHQQLAMTSMNNLALMLSDVQKQMQQAMMAAQQSGPGKKKGKGKGQGKNQPGALGQMQQQLNEQIQQLQKSGQSGKALSESLARLAAQQERLRNAMKEIGPAQGQPGGKDGGQNLSDLTKLMEQTETELVNKRLTEATVNRQKEILTRMLQAEKAANERDLDEKREANTAKELPARIPPSLQKYQERQKQQTETLRQNLPALTPYYKKQVDAYFKRLGY comes from the coding sequence ATGCGCGCCGCCAATTCGTTACATACTGTCTTACAGCAGCTTCAGGCGTTCAAGCGCAAGTTTTATCTTAACCTCTTGGTGAAAGGGGCGCTGCTGGCCTTGGGCTTGCTGCTGTCTTCGTTTTTGTTGATTACGCTGCTGGAGTATTTTTTTTACTTCCAGCCAGAGGTGCGTGCATTTCTGCTGTTCTCTTTTCTGGGCTTGAGTGCCTTTGCCGTGATTAAATGGCTTTGGACTCCGCTGATGGCCTTGGCCAATCTCAAAAAACTGCTGTCAGATGAACAGGCCGCCCAGCAGGTGGCCAACTATTTCCCAGAGATTCAAGACCGGCTGTTGAATTTGCTTCAGCTCAAGAACTTGGCTTTGAACAATGATTTGGTAGCGGCCAGCGTGGAACAACGGTCAGAGGAGTTGGTGGGCTATAAGTTTCCGGAGCGGGTAAAGATTACCCAAAACAAGTCATACTTCAAGTTTCTGCTGTTGCCGCTGGCCTTGGTCTTGGTGCTGGCGTTCATTTATCCGGCGCTGTTTGTGCAGGGCACCGAGCGTATCCTCAATTTCAAGACGCATTACGCGCCCAAGGCACCATTTGAGTTTGTGATTCAGAACAAAGCCCTGCAGGCGTTTAAAGGCGAAAATTTCCAGCTGTTGGTGACTATTGAAGGCGATAAAATTCCGGAAGAAGTAGCGCTAGTATTAAATGGCCGCGAAATTCCGCTCAAAAAGCTGAAAGGCCAGACCTACGCGTATGAATTTGAGCAAGTGCAGGAGAGCGTGGACTTCCAGGTGACCGGTGCCGGCTTTTACTCCAGTCCCAACCGCCTGAACGTGGTGGCACGGCCCATGCTCAAGCAACTGCGCGCCGAATTGAAATACCCAGCCTATACCGGCAAACCCGCTGAAACGTTAGATAACACCGGCGACCTTTCTATTCCAGAAGGCACCCAAGTAACCTGGCGCCTGGCCGCTGATGACGCAGATTCCCTCTGGCTCCAGTTTGATGCGCCCAGACAAACGGTAAAAGCACAGGAGCAAGGCGAAGAATACGTGGTGAAGAAAACCTTCGTGCAGAGCCAGGCTTATAGCATGCACCTCAAGAACCGCTATTCAGAGAACAAAGAACAGATTTCGCACCAGGTGATCGTGATTCCAGACCGCGCGCCGGAGATTACGCTGGAACAATTCAGAGATTCTGTATTGTATTCCTATTTGGTGGTGGGTGGCACCATCTCAGATGATTATGGTTTTAGCCGTTTGGCGCTGCATTACCGCGTTTTAAAGGGCAACAATAGCGCAAGTGGTTACAAAGCTGTCAGCATTCCTTACAGCGGCTCGTTGGCCACGCAATCGTACTTCCATCAACTCAATCTGAAACCGTTTAACCTGCAACCCGGCGACAAGTTGGAATACTATGTGCAGGTCACAGACAATGACCAGGTGCCAAATCCTAAGAGCGTCCGCACCTCAACGTTCATTTTTAAATACCCAGATCCGGCTGAGCTTAGAAAGTCCATTGACGAATCTGCTGACCAAGTGGCTTCGCAGATGAAATCTTCCATGACCAAGGCCGAGGAACTGCAGAAATCTTTGGAGCAGAACGAAGAAAAGACCAAACTCAAGAAGGAACTCTCTTTCCAGGACAAGAAAGCGCTGCAAGAATTAGCCGAGAAAAAGAAAGCCCTGCAAGAAGAACTGGCCGAACTCCAGAAGATGAACGACCAGCTGAACCAGCAGCAGGAGCGTTTTTCGCCTCAAAACGAGAAACTAGCCGAAAAACGCGACCAGCTCAAAAAGATGATGGACCAGTTATTGGACGATGAAACCAAGAAACTCTACGAGGAACTGGAGAAACTCCTGCAACAGAAGCAACCAAACCCCGCCCAGATTCAGCCGCTGCTAGACAAACTCAACAACAAAGAAGAGAACCTGCAGAAAGAGTTAGACCGCATGCTGGAGATGTTTAAGCAACTGCAAGTAGAGCAGAAACTGGACAACGCTATGCAGAAGCTGGACGAGATGTCCAAAAAGCAGGAAGACCTGGCCAATAAAACCGCAGACCAGAAAGAAAAGGCTGACCAGAACCTACAACAGGAGCAAAAGAACCTTCAGGAAGAATTCAAGGAAATGCAAAAAGACCTGAAAGAAGCCGAAGAACTGAACAAGCAACTGGAGAATCCAGAGGACATGCCTAAGACTGACGAGTTGGAAGAACAGATAGAGCAGGAGCAGGAGAATGCCCAAAAGTCCATGGACAAAGGCCAGAACAAGAAAGCCAGCCAACAGCAGAAATCTGCTGCACAGAAAATGAAGGAGATGGCCCAGCAGATGCAAAGCCAGGAATCTGAAAGTGACATGCAGCAGATGCAGGAAAACCTAGACCACCTGCGTGATATTCTGGAGAACCTACTCAAGCTTTCCTTTGACCAGGAAAAACTGATGAAAGACTTCAGAAGCGTGCAACAGACAGACCCCAGGTTCATCGCCATGGCCCAGCAGCAGATCAAACTCTCTGATGACGCCAAAATCATTGAAGACAGTTTGCTTTCCCTGGCCAAGCGCGTGGTACAGATTCAATCCTTCGTGACCCGTGAAGTAGGGGAGATGGAAGAAAACATGGACAAAAGCTCAGAGTCTATTAAAGACCGTAACCTCTCCAAGACCGGCACGCACCAGCAATTAGCTATGACGTCTATGAATAACCTAGCGTTAATGCTGAGTGACGTTCAGAAACAGATGCAACAGGCCATGATGGCCGCGCAGCAGAGTGGACCCGGCAAGAAGAAAGGCAAAGGCAAGGGACAAGGCAAAAACCAACCGGGTGCTTTGGGACAAATGCAACAGCAGCTCAATGAACAGATTCAACAGCTACAAAAAAGTGGCCAGAGCGGCAAAGCATTGTCAGAATCTTTGGCCCGCTTAGCAGCACAACAGGAACGCCTACGCAATGCCATGAAAGAGATTGGGCCGGCGCAAGGGCAACCCGGTGGCAAAGACGGCGGACAGAATCTTAGTGATTTGACCAAGCTTATGGAACAAACCGAGACTGAACTCGTTAATAAACGTCTTACGGAGGCTACTGTTAACCGGCAGAAAGAAATTTTGACGCGTATGCTGCAAGCTGAGAAGGCTGCCAATGAACGTGACCTAGATGAAAAACGGGAGGCTAATACCGCCAAGGAACTGCCTGCTCGCATTCCACCGTCACTTCAGAAGTACCAGGAACGGCAAAAACAGCAGACAGAAACCCTCCGTCAGAACCTACCTGCGTTAACTCCTTATTATAAAAAACAGGTAGATGCTTATTTTAAAAGATTAGGTTATTAG